A DNA window from Rhizobium jaguaris contains the following coding sequences:
- the trpS gene encoding tryptophan--tRNA ligase produces MTEFKPLVFSGVQPTGNLHLGNYLGAIRKFVALQANNDCIYCVVDMHALTAQLVHEDMPGQIRSITAAFLAAGIDPEKHIVFNQSAVPQHAELAWIFNCVARIGWMNRMTQFKDKAGKDREQASLGLYAYPSLMAADILVYRATHVPVGDDQKQHLELTRDIAMKFNMDYMEHIRRAGYGIDITVGDEPVHAYFPMVEPLIDGPAPRVMSLRDGTKKMSKSDASDLSRINLLDDEENISKKIRKAKTDPDGLPSEIAGLAGRPEADNLVGIYAALADKSKADVLAAFGGQQFSVFKPALVDLAVHVLSPITGEMRRLMADPGHIDTVLRDGSARARARAEVTMKQVRDIIGFIY; encoded by the coding sequence ATGACCGAATTCAAGCCGCTCGTATTCTCCGGCGTCCAGCCGACCGGCAATCTCCATCTCGGCAATTATCTCGGCGCGATCCGCAAGTTCGTGGCACTGCAGGCAAACAACGACTGCATCTACTGCGTCGTCGACATGCATGCACTGACCGCCCAGCTCGTGCATGAGGACATGCCGGGCCAGATCCGTTCGATCACCGCCGCCTTCCTCGCCGCCGGCATCGATCCGGAAAAGCATATCGTCTTCAACCAATCCGCCGTGCCGCAGCATGCCGAACTGGCCTGGATCTTCAACTGCGTCGCCCGCATCGGCTGGATGAACCGCATGACGCAGTTCAAGGACAAGGCCGGCAAGGACCGCGAACAGGCCTCCCTCGGCCTCTACGCCTATCCGAGCCTGATGGCGGCCGACATTCTCGTCTACCGTGCCACCCACGTGCCCGTCGGCGACGACCAGAAGCAGCATCTGGAACTGACCCGCGACATCGCCATGAAATTCAACATGGACTACATGGAACACATTCGTCGTGCGGGCTACGGCATCGACATCACCGTCGGCGACGAGCCGGTGCATGCCTATTTCCCGATGGTCGAGCCGCTGATCGATGGTCCGGCGCCGCGCGTCATGTCGCTCCGCGATGGCACCAAGAAGATGTCGAAGTCGGATGCTTCGGATCTGTCGCGCATCAATCTGCTCGACGACGAAGAGAATATCTCCAAAAAAATCCGCAAGGCCAAGACCGATCCGGACGGCTTGCCGAGCGAGATCGCCGGCCTCGCGGGGCGCCCGGAAGCCGACAACCTCGTCGGTATCTACGCCGCCCTTGCCGACAAGTCGAAGGCGGATGTTCTCGCGGCATTCGGCGGACAGCAGTTCTCGGTCTTCAAGCCGGCGCTGGTCGATCTCGCCGTGCATGTGCTCTCGCCGATCACCGGCGAAATGCGCCGCCTGATGGCTGATCCCGGCCACATCGACACGGTTCTACGCGACGGCAGCGCCCGTGCCCGTGCCCGTGCCGAAGTGACGATGAAGCAGGTCCGCGACATTATCGGCTTTATCTATTGA
- a CDS encoding VOC family protein, with translation MSQSLFVVTLVVDDYDRAKAFYCDCLGFECLADEVQPEGKRWVMVKPKGAEGAALLLAQAADNEQRAAIGNQTGGRVGFFLKTDDFARDHAAMTARGVQFREEPRHEVYGTVAVFTDPYGNTWDLIQHSA, from the coding sequence ATGTCCCAATCCCTGTTCGTCGTAACCCTCGTCGTCGACGATTACGACCGCGCCAAGGCATTCTATTGCGATTGCCTCGGCTTCGAATGCTTGGCCGACGAAGTGCAGCCGGAGGGCAAGCGGTGGGTGATGGTGAAGCCGAAGGGTGCTGAGGGGGCGGCATTGCTTCTGGCACAGGCCGCCGACAATGAACAGCGTGCCGCCATCGGCAACCAGACCGGCGGCCGCGTCGGCTTTTTCCTCAAGACTGACGATTTCGCCCGCGATCACGCGGCAATGACGGCTAGGGGCGTGCAGTTCCGGGAAGAACCGCGCCATGAGGTCTACGGAACGGTGGCGGTCTTCACCGACCCTTACGGCAACACCTGGGATCTGATCCAGCATTCCGCGTGA
- a CDS encoding GNAT family N-acetyltransferase, translating into MLESYLTLKAEYEIVPMQLRDCAEVATLHGERFSRVWDETEFQNLLSQDTTFGFVARQTNAILKKPLPGFVLARHAAGEAEILTVAVNAKLGRAGLGWRLMQAALREARNRGGEAMFLEVDGTNQPALGLYRKLGFEKVGERKAYYVDESGAKSTALVMRRVLR; encoded by the coding sequence ATGCTTGAATCCTATCTCACCCTGAAAGCCGAATACGAAATTGTCCCGATGCAGTTGCGGGATTGCGCCGAAGTGGCGACTCTGCATGGCGAGCGGTTTTCGCGAGTTTGGGACGAGACGGAGTTTCAAAATCTCCTGTCACAGGATACCACCTTCGGCTTTGTTGCCCGCCAGACCAACGCTATCCTGAAAAAGCCGCTTCCCGGCTTCGTACTGGCACGGCATGCCGCGGGCGAGGCGGAAATCCTGACGGTTGCGGTCAACGCCAAGCTTGGCCGTGCCGGTCTCGGCTGGCGGCTGATGCAGGCGGCGTTGCGCGAGGCGCGCAACCGCGGCGGTGAAGCCATGTTTCTGGAGGTCGACGGCACCAATCAGCCGGCCCTCGGTCTCTACCGCAAGCTTGGTTTTGAAAAGGTCGGCGAGCGTAAGGCTTATTATGTCGATGAAAGCGGCGCGAAATCGACGGCGCTTGTCATGCGCCGCGTTCTTCGCTAG
- the murJ gene encoding murein biosynthesis integral membrane protein MurJ, giving the protein MSLVKKFITVGGATLGSRVFGFARETLMAAALGTGPMADVFYAAFRFPNLFRRLFAEGAFNAAFVPLFAKEIEANGIDGAKRFSEEVFGVLFSVLLLITIVMELAMPLLVRWVIAPGFTDDAEKFDLTVRLAAVMFPYLMSMSLTAMMSGMLNSLHHFFAAAVAPIFLNLVMISALFYAIYFGADPLTTAWYLSWSVLVAGVLQLAVVYIGVRHAGISIGLRFPRFTPNVKRLLLLAIPAAITGGVTQINLVIGQAIASGKEGAIAALQYADRIYQLPLGVVGVAVGIVLLPELARSLKSGHIKEAANIQNRSIEFVLFLTLPAAVALWLLSDDIIRVLYERGAFNPNNTTLVGSILAIFGLGLPAFVLIKALQPGFYAREDTKSPMRYTAVAVFVNSALSILLFPVLAERGIALAEAVAGWLNAVQLFVTLYRRGHLAWEWSLARRTVMLLVSSAVMGGVIVYLSHRWEPLLGSSSTLLTKTGVLGLVILMAMVVYFVVALLIGGVDLGMVRRNLKRKPAPSSPDAKVVNGE; this is encoded by the coding sequence ATGAGTCTGGTCAAGAAATTCATCACCGTCGGCGGGGCGACGCTCGGCAGCCGTGTTTTCGGGTTCGCCCGCGAAACGCTGATGGCCGCCGCCCTCGGCACCGGCCCGATGGCCGACGTTTTCTATGCCGCCTTCCGCTTTCCGAACCTGTTCCGTCGCCTTTTTGCCGAGGGAGCCTTCAACGCCGCCTTCGTACCGCTCTTTGCCAAGGAGATCGAGGCGAACGGCATCGATGGCGCCAAGCGTTTTTCCGAGGAGGTCTTCGGCGTTCTCTTCTCGGTCCTGCTGCTGATCACCATCGTCATGGAACTGGCCATGCCGCTCCTGGTGCGTTGGGTCATCGCGCCTGGTTTCACCGACGATGCCGAGAAATTCGACCTGACGGTCCGGTTGGCCGCCGTGATGTTCCCCTATCTCATGTCGATGTCGCTGACGGCGATGATGAGCGGCATGCTGAATTCGCTGCATCATTTCTTCGCCGCCGCCGTGGCTCCGATCTTCCTCAACCTGGTGATGATCAGCGCGCTGTTCTACGCGATCTATTTCGGCGCCGATCCGCTAACCACCGCCTGGTACCTGTCCTGGTCGGTGCTGGTGGCAGGCGTGCTGCAGCTGGCCGTCGTCTATATCGGCGTGCGCCATGCCGGCATCAGTATCGGCCTGCGCTTTCCGCGCTTCACGCCCAATGTCAAGCGGCTCCTGCTTCTTGCCATCCCGGCGGCCATCACCGGCGGCGTCACCCAGATCAATCTGGTGATCGGCCAGGCGATCGCCTCGGGCAAGGAAGGCGCGATCGCCGCCCTGCAATATGCAGACCGCATCTACCAACTGCCGCTCGGCGTCGTCGGCGTCGCGGTCGGAATCGTGCTTCTGCCGGAACTGGCCCGTTCGCTGAAGTCAGGCCATATCAAGGAAGCCGCCAATATCCAGAACCGCTCGATCGAATTCGTGCTGTTCCTGACCCTGCCGGCCGCTGTCGCCCTCTGGCTTCTCTCCGACGATATCATCCGCGTGCTTTACGAGCGCGGCGCCTTTAACCCGAACAATACAACGCTGGTCGGCTCCATCCTCGCCATCTTCGGCCTGGGCCTGCCGGCTTTCGTGCTGATCAAGGCGCTGCAGCCCGGCTTTTATGCCCGCGAAGATACGAAATCGCCGATGCGCTACACGGCGGTCGCCGTCTTCGTCAATTCGGCGCTGTCCATCCTGCTTTTCCCGGTGCTGGCCGAACGCGGCATAGCGCTCGCCGAGGCGGTTGCCGGATGGCTGAACGCTGTGCAGCTCTTCGTCACGCTCTATCGCCGCGGACATCTCGCCTGGGAATGGTCGCTGGCGCGCCGCACCGTCATGCTGCTCGTCTCCTCCGCCGTCATGGGCGGCGTCATCGTATATTTGTCTCATCGCTGGGAGCCGCTTCTGGGATCCAGCTCGACGCTGCTCACCAAGACCGGCGTCCTGGGCTTAGTCATCTTGATGGCGATGGTGGTGTATTTCGTCGTCGCCTTGCTGATCGGCGGCGTGGATTTGGGCATGGTACGCCGCAATTTGAAGCGCAAGCCGGCGCCTTCCTCGCCGGATGCGAAGGTGGTGAATGGGGAGTGA
- a CDS encoding [protein-PII] uridylyltransferase, producing the protein MQTKRQARRKWAAVNEQDPGRQSMVTHDIDFSVILDVPALRAECETLAKRHRDDKDQRSALLALLKKASQEGREKARRLLSEDGSGLDCAYRISWLQDQIITVLYDFTVGHVYPKQKDSFAITAVGGYGRDTLAPGSDIDLLFLFKPKPAEETHKAVEFILYMLWDMGFKVGHATRTVEECMRQAKSDMTVRTAILETRYICGNQPLARELETRFDKEIVTNTGPEFIAAKLAERDERHRKAGDTRYLVEPNVKEGKGGLRDLHTLFWISKYYYHVRDAAELVKLGVLSKQEYRLFQKAEDFLWAVRCHMHFLTGKAEERLSFDIQREIAEALGYHARPGLSAVERFMKHYFLVAKDVGDLTRILCAALEDQQAKATPGLTGVISRFAHRSRKIPGTLEFVEDRGRIALANPDVFKRDPVNLIRLFFVADINGLEFHPDALKRVTRSLGLIDNDLRENEEANRLFLSILTSKRDPELILRRMNEAGVLGRFIPEFGKIVSMMQFNMYHHYTVDEHLIRTVDVLSEIDKGKAEEIHPLVNKLMPGIEDRDALYVAVLLHDIAKGREEDHSEAGAKVARKLGPRFGLSPKQTELVVWLIEEHLTMSMVAQTRDLTDRKTIIDFADRVQSLDRLKMLLILTVCDIRAVGPGVWNGWKGQLLRTLYYETELLLAGGFSEVSRKERAEEAAKALEKALGDWSQKERKAYVRLHYQPYLLSVPLEDQIRHTQFIRQTDKSGQVLATMVRTDSFHAITEITVLSPDHPRLLTVIAGACAAAGANIADAQIFTTSDGRALDTIHVSREFADDADELRRAATIGKMIEDVLAGRKRLPEVIATRTKNRRKNKAFVIPPSVTISNSLSNKFTVIEVECLDRPGLLSEITAVLSDLSLDIQSARITTFGEKVIDTFYVTDLVGQKISNENKRANITARLKAVMAGEEDEVRERMPSGIIAPAATRSLAVEKPNTEKKAGSAA; encoded by the coding sequence ATGCAGACGAAAAGACAGGCGCGCCGCAAATGGGCCGCGGTCAATGAACAGGATCCCGGTCGGCAGAGCATGGTGACGCATGACATCGATTTTTCCGTCATTCTCGATGTCCCCGCGCTGAGGGCGGAATGCGAGACCCTCGCCAAGCGCCATCGGGACGACAAAGACCAGCGCTCCGCTCTCCTTGCCTTGTTGAAGAAGGCAAGCCAGGAAGGCCGCGAAAAGGCGCGCCGCCTGCTTTCGGAGGACGGAAGCGGGCTCGATTGCGCCTACCGCATTTCCTGGCTGCAGGATCAGATAATCACCGTTCTCTACGACTTCACCGTCGGCCACGTCTATCCGAAGCAGAAAGACAGCTTCGCCATAACTGCCGTTGGCGGTTATGGCCGTGACACGCTTGCGCCGGGCTCGGATATCGACCTTCTCTTCCTCTTCAAGCCGAAGCCCGCGGAAGAGACGCACAAGGCGGTGGAGTTCATTCTCTACATGCTCTGGGACATGGGCTTCAAGGTCGGCCATGCCACGCGCACCGTCGAAGAGTGCATGCGCCAGGCAAAGTCCGACATGACGGTGCGCACCGCCATTCTCGAAACGCGCTATATCTGCGGCAACCAGCCCTTGGCGCGCGAGCTGGAAACGCGTTTCGACAAGGAAATCGTCACCAATACCGGCCCGGAATTCATCGCCGCCAAGCTCGCCGAGCGCGACGAGCGCCATCGCAAGGCCGGCGACACGCGCTATCTGGTCGAGCCTAACGTCAAGGAAGGCAAGGGCGGTCTGCGCGACCTGCATACGCTGTTCTGGATCTCGAAATATTATTACCACGTCCGCGATGCGGCCGAGCTGGTGAAGCTCGGCGTGCTCTCGAAGCAGGAATACCGTCTCTTCCAGAAGGCCGAGGATTTCCTCTGGGCCGTGCGCTGCCATATGCACTTCCTGACCGGCAAGGCGGAGGAGCGGCTCTCCTTCGACATCCAGCGTGAGATTGCCGAGGCGCTTGGCTATCATGCTCGCCCCGGCCTTTCCGCCGTCGAACGCTTCATGAAGCACTACTTCCTCGTTGCCAAGGATGTGGGGGATCTCACGCGCATCCTCTGTGCGGCGCTTGAGGACCAGCAGGCCAAGGCGACGCCGGGTCTGACCGGCGTCATCAGCCGCTTCGCCCATCGCTCGCGCAAGATCCCCGGCACGCTCGAGTTCGTCGAGGATCGCGGCCGTATCGCACTCGCCAATCCGGATGTTTTCAAACGCGATCCGGTAAACCTAATCAGGCTGTTTTTCGTCGCCGACATCAACGGGCTGGAATTTCATCCTGACGCCCTGAAGCGTGTCACCCGCTCGCTGGGGCTGATCGATAACGACCTGCGCGAGAACGAAGAGGCGAACCGCCTGTTCCTCTCCATTCTCACCTCTAAGCGCGATCCGGAACTGATCCTGCGCCGTATGAACGAGGCCGGCGTGCTCGGCCGCTTCATTCCGGAATTCGGCAAGATCGTCTCGATGATGCAGTTCAACATGTATCATCACTATACGGTCGACGAGCACCTGATCCGCACCGTCGACGTGCTCTCGGAGATCGATAAGGGCAAGGCCGAGGAGATCCATCCGCTGGTCAACAAGCTGATGCCCGGCATCGAAGACCGCGATGCGCTCTATGTCGCCGTGCTGTTGCATGACATCGCCAAGGGCCGGGAGGAAGATCACTCGGAGGCCGGCGCCAAGGTGGCCCGCAAGCTTGGCCCTCGTTTCGGCTTGTCGCCGAAGCAGACCGAACTGGTCGTCTGGCTGATCGAAGAGCACCTGACGATGTCGATGGTCGCTCAGACCCGCGACTTGACCGACCGCAAGACCATCATCGATTTTGCGGACCGGGTGCAGTCGCTCGACCGGTTGAAGATGCTGCTGATCCTGACCGTCTGCGACATCCGCGCCGTTGGTCCCGGTGTGTGGAACGGCTGGAAGGGCCAGCTTCTGCGCACGCTCTACTACGAGACCGAATTGCTGCTTGCCGGCGGTTTTTCCGAAGTGTCGCGCAAGGAGCGGGCGGAAGAAGCAGCCAAGGCGCTCGAAAAGGCACTGGGGGACTGGAGCCAGAAGGAGCGCAAGGCCTATGTCAGGCTGCACTACCAGCCCTACCTTCTCTCTGTGCCGCTAGAAGATCAGATCCGCCATACGCAATTCATTCGCCAGACCGACAAATCGGGTCAGGTCCTGGCGACAATGGTGCGGACCGACAGTTTCCACGCCATCACGGAAATCACCGTGCTGTCGCCTGACCATCCGCGCCTTTTGACGGTCATTGCCGGCGCTTGCGCCGCCGCGGGTGCCAATATCGCCGATGCGCAGATTTTCACGACGTCGGACGGCCGTGCGCTCGACACCATTCATGTCAGCCGCGAGTTCGCCGACGACGCCGACGAGCTGCGGCGCGCCGCCACCATCGGCAAGATGATCGAGGACGTGCTTGCCGGCCGCAAGCGCCTGCCGGAAGTCATCGCCACCCGCACCAAGAACCGCCGCAAGAACAAGGCCTTCGTCATTCCGCCATCGGTGACGATCTCCAACAGCCTGTCGAACAAGTTCACCGTCATCGAGGTTGAATGCCTCGACCGTCCCGGCCTTCTGTCTGAGATCACCGCGGTCCTCTCGGATCTGTCGCTCGACATCCAGTCGGCACGCATCACCACGTTCGGCGAAAAGGTCATCGACACCTTCTATGTGACCGATCTCGTCGGGCAGAAAATCTCGAACGAAAACAAGCGAGCCAACATCACCGCGCGCCTGAAGGCGGTGATGGCCGGCGAAGAGGACGAGGTGCGCGAGCGCATGCCGTCCGGCATCATCGCGCCCGCTGCCACGCGGTCGCTCGCCGTTGAAAAGCCCAATACTGAAAAGAAAGCCGGTTCAGCCGCATGA
- a CDS encoding universal stress protein, which produces MVSKRLSRLEGHRRKFMAVIDGTPECQRAVHYAGRRAKNSNGGLVLLFVIPEGDFQQWLGVEEIMRAEAREEAEAATAKAAQIVRENIGIDPEIVIREGSAAEQINAVIEEDRDIALLVLAAGSAKEGPGPLVSSIAGRAAAFPIPVTVLPDTLTNEEIDALS; this is translated from the coding sequence ATGGTATCAAAACGTCTCTCACGGCTCGAAGGTCATCGCCGCAAGTTCATGGCGGTCATCGACGGCACTCCTGAATGCCAGCGTGCCGTCCATTATGCCGGTCGGCGTGCCAAGAACTCCAATGGCGGCCTTGTGCTCCTTTTTGTGATCCCCGAAGGCGATTTCCAGCAATGGCTGGGGGTCGAGGAGATCATGCGGGCCGAGGCACGCGAGGAGGCCGAGGCGGCAACGGCCAAGGCAGCGCAGATCGTGCGCGAGAATATCGGCATCGACCCGGAGATCGTCATTCGCGAAGGATCGGCCGCCGAGCAGATCAACGCGGTGATCGAGGAAGACCGGGATATTGCGCTCCTCGTTCTTGCCGCCGGTTCGGCCAAGGAAGGACCTGGACCGCTGGTATCTTCGATTGCTGGACGTGCCGCAGCCTTTCCGATCCCCGTGACGGTGCTGCCGGATACGCTGACGAATGAGGAAATCGACGCCCTCAGCTGA
- a CDS encoding NifU family protein — MFIQTEATPNPATLKFLPGKVVMESGTAEFRSADEAEVSPLATRIFDIPGVSGVYFGYDFISVSKEGQEWQHLKPAILGSIMEHFMSGKPVMGESSVLSEVQDAGGEFFDAADESIVLTIKELLETRVRPAVAQDGGDITFRGFRDGKVYLNMKGSCSGCPSSTATLKHGIQNLLRHFVPEVQEVEAV; from the coding sequence ATGTTCATTCAAACCGAAGCGACGCCGAACCCCGCAACCCTGAAGTTCCTGCCGGGCAAGGTTGTCATGGAAAGCGGCACGGCCGAATTCCGCAGCGCCGATGAAGCGGAAGTCTCGCCGCTCGCGACCCGCATCTTCGATATCCCCGGCGTCAGCGGCGTCTATTTCGGCTACGACTTCATCTCTGTCTCCAAGGAAGGTCAGGAATGGCAGCACCTGAAGCCCGCCATCCTCGGTTCGATCATGGAGCATTTCATGTCCGGCAAACCGGTCATGGGCGAAAGTTCGGTCCTCTCCGAAGTGCAGGATGCCGGCGGTGAGTTCTTCGATGCGGCAGATGAATCGATCGTGCTGACCATCAAGGAATTGCTCGAAACCCGCGTTCGTCCCGCTGTTGCCCAGGATGGCGGCGACATCACCTTCCGCGGATTTCGCGACGGCAAGGTCTACCTCAATATGAAGGGATCCTGCTCCGGTTGCCCGTCGTCGACGGCGACGTTGAAGCATGGCATACAGAATCTGCTGCGCCATTTCGTCCCGGAAGTGCAGGAAGTCGAAGCCGTCTAA
- the tsaB gene encoding tRNA (adenosine(37)-N6)-threonylcarbamoyltransferase complex dimerization subunit type 1 TsaB: MIVLALDTAGVDCAAAVYDSGSDSVIGEVTETIGRGHAEHLMDVVDRALAEADIALAAVERVVVTVGPGSFTGIRIGVAAARGFALSLNIPAVGVTTLEVMAAAARETNPGKSVLAAIDAKREEIYLQSFDADGQRLDEARAVTIDEARAISDAFDGVVTGSAVARLSDLPPAARPDAFPIATVARLGAVKPVSEKPKPLYLRGPDARPQAGYAVARV; the protein is encoded by the coding sequence ATGATCGTACTGGCGCTCGACACGGCAGGTGTGGATTGCGCTGCCGCTGTGTATGATAGTGGCAGTGATTCTGTGATTGGGGAGGTCACGGAAACGATTGGGCGAGGACATGCCGAACATTTGATGGATGTTGTCGACCGGGCGCTGGCTGAAGCCGATATAGCGCTCGCAGCCGTGGAGCGCGTGGTCGTCACCGTCGGTCCCGGCTCTTTCACCGGCATCCGCATCGGCGTTGCCGCTGCCCGCGGTTTCGCGCTTTCCCTGAACATCCCTGCTGTCGGCGTCACGACCCTCGAGGTCATGGCCGCCGCCGCACGGGAGACGAATCCGGGTAAATCGGTTCTGGCGGCCATCGACGCCAAGCGCGAGGAGATCTATCTCCAGTCGTTCGATGCCGATGGCCAGCGGCTGGACGAGGCGCGCGCCGTGACGATCGATGAAGCACGTGCGATCTCCGATGCTTTCGACGGCGTCGTCACCGGCTCGGCTGTTGCCCGGCTCAGCGACTTGCCGCCGGCAGCGCGGCCTGATGCCTTTCCGATTGCCACCGTCGCCCGGCTAGGCGCTGTCAAGCCTGTCAGCGAAAAGCCGAAGCCGCTCTATCTCCGTGGACCCGACGCCAGACCGCAGGCGGGGTACGCAGTCGCCAGGGTATGA